From a region of the Actinomycetota bacterium genome:
- the pheS gene encoding phenylalanine--tRNA ligase subunit alpha, with translation MFDELERIKKQGLEAINSSDSLKSLEAARVALLGKKGELTEAIKTLGSLDPLERPKFGKVTNEIKELFESSISSRRTQLEAEDLNRRMEDEAIDISLPGRLLPSGRAHLISQVIDEISEIFIGLGYFIAEGPEVETDYYNFDALNTPVDHPARSLMDTLYMEKKGALLRTHTSPVQIRTMKKRKPPLYMISHGRVYRRDVSDPSHSPMFHQVEGLAVDKNITFGDLKGTLEVVAKKLFSDSARVRLRPHFFPFTEPSAEVDVACIICKGSGCRVCSGSGWLEILGSGMVDPKVLSEVGYDPEELSGFAFGMGVERIAMLKYGVSDIRLFFENDLRFLRQF, from the coding sequence ATATTTGATGAACTTGAGAGGATAAAGAAGCAAGGCCTTGAGGCGATCAACTCTTCGGACTCGCTTAAGAGCTTGGAGGCGGCAAGGGTCGCCCTTCTGGGCAAGAAGGGCGAGTTGACCGAGGCGATAAAGACGCTTGGCTCGCTTGATCCGCTTGAGCGGCCAAAATTTGGCAAGGTCACCAATGAGATAAAGGAACTCTTCGAGTCATCCATCTCATCAAGGAGGACTCAGCTCGAGGCGGAAGATCTCAATAGGCGCATGGAGGATGAGGCGATAGACATCAGCCTGCCTGGCCGCCTTCTGCCTTCCGGTAGAGCCCATTTGATAAGCCAGGTCATCGATGAAATAAGCGAAATATTCATCGGCCTTGGCTACTTCATTGCAGAGGGACCGGAAGTCGAGACGGATTATTATAACTTCGATGCCTTAAATACTCCGGTTGATCATCCGGCCAGATCGCTCATGGACACCCTTTACATGGAGAAAAAGGGGGCCTTGCTTCGAACCCATACATCGCCGGTTCAGATTAGGACGATGAAGAAGAGGAAGCCTCCCCTCTACATGATATCGCACGGCCGCGTCTATCGGCGTGACGTGTCCGATCCCAGTCATTCCCCCATGTTCCATCAGGTCGAGGGTTTGGCGGTCGACAAAAATATTACCTTTGGTGACCTTAAGGGCACCTTGGAGGTGGTCGCCAAGAAGTTATTCTCCGACTCCGCCCGGGTAAGGCTTCGCCCCCACTTCTTTCCCTTCACCGAGCCGAGCGCCGAAGTCGATGTGGCCTGCATAATCTGCAAGGGCTCAGGTTGCAGGGTCTGCTCTGGCAGCGGTTGGCTGGAGATCCTTGGATCCGGCATGGTCGATCCAAAGGTCCTTAGTGAAGTCGGCTACGATCCCGAGGAGTTGAGCGGATTTGCCTTCGGTATGGGAGTCGAGAGGATAGCCATGCTCAAATATGGCGTCAGCGACATAAGGCTCTTCTTCGAGAACGATCTGAGATTTTTAAGACAATTTTGA
- the rplT gene encoding 50S ribosomal protein L20 produces the protein MSRVKRGVNARKKRRKLLKLARGYYGAKSRSYRAAKEQLMHSLSYSYRDRRNKKRDFRKLWITRINAAARQNGISYSRLMNGLKLANIEIDRKVLSDMAVNDPESFAKAATLAKEKLGA, from the coding sequence ATGTCGCGGGTAAAACGAGGAGTTAATGCAAGGAAGAAGAGAAGAAAGCTCTTGAAGCTGGCCAGGGGTTACTATGGAGCCAAATCCCGCTCCTACCGGGCCGCCAAGGAGCAGCTCATGCATTCTCTCTCCTACTCATACAGGGATCGCAGAAACAAAAAGAGAGACTTTAGAAAGCTCTGGATAACCAGGATAAACGCGGCCGCGCGTCAAAACGGCATATCCTACAGCCGTCTGATGAATGGTCTAAAACTTGCCAATATCGAGATAGACAGAAAGGTCCTATCCGATATGGCCGTAAACGATCCCGAGAGCTTTGCCAAGGCCGCAACTTTGGCCAAGGAGAAGCTCGGGGCTTAA
- the rpmI gene encoding 50S ribosomal protein L35 has translation MPKIKTHKGAAKRFRLTGSGKIVRMRNGKSHILEKKSPKRKMNLAKSALVSEADEKRIKKMI, from the coding sequence ATGCCAAAGATAAAAACTCACAAGGGCGCAGCCAAAAGATTCAGGCTTACTGGATCGGGCAAGATAGTTCGGATGCGCAATGGCAAGAGCCACATCTTGGAGAAAAAGTCTCCCAAGAGAAAGATGAATCTTGCCAAATCCGCACTCGTCTCAGAGGCGGACGAAAAAAGAATCAAAAAAATGATCTAA
- the infC gene encoding translation initiation factor IF-3, with protein MNTDVRINSRIRAQEVRLISDDGEQLGIKPMREALAIAEEKGLDLVEVAPQAAPPVCRIMDYGKYKYEQEQKAKKAKKHQTITVVKEIKFRPKIDKHDYETKKKHVERFLNHGDKVKVTVMFRGREMAHTDIGTAILKRLAEDLETLAVVESAPKLDGRNMVMVFSPINKPKSNDPSVKKGDAE; from the coding sequence ATAAACACAGACGTTCGTATCAACTCTAGAATACGTGCCCAAGAGGTCAGACTGATCTCAGATGACGGCGAACAGCTCGGCATAAAGCCCATGCGCGAGGCGCTGGCCATAGCTGAGGAGAAGGGCTTGGATCTGGTCGAGGTGGCTCCTCAGGCGGCTCCTCCGGTCTGTCGGATAATGGATTATGGAAAGTATAAATATGAGCAAGAGCAGAAGGCCAAAAAAGCCAAGAAGCACCAGACCATAACGGTTGTCAAAGAGATCAAGTTTCGGCCCAAGATAGATAAGCATGATTATGAGACCAAAAAGAAGCACGTTGAAAGGTTCTTAAATCACGGAGACAAGGTCAAAGTTACGGTGATGTTCAGGGGCCGCGAGATGGCCCACACTGATATCGGCACGGCGATCTTAAAGAGGTTGGCCGAGGATTTAGAGACACTTGCCGTGGTGGAATCGGCTCCAAAATTGGATGGCAGAAATATGGTTATGGTATTTTCACCGATAAATAAGCCCAAAAGCAATGATCCATCCGTAAAGAAAGGGGATGCTGAATAG